ttttattcttaaaaataaaaaatatgattaaaattgtaattcaacaaaattcaaaaacaaaaaactataagAGAATtctttttccctaaaaattagCATACACTTTCTATTTAGATATATTTACATAcctttgatacttttttttttcttaaaaactagTACACACTAAATCCAATAGTTTACTCATGTGTAACCTCATTAACAATAGataattcaaattgaaaaattacattaaactaaaaaaaaaagccacatcgCACGTGCACAATGTGTGTGACGAGGCTAGTATctaattatcaatttttatttagggtaaattgcaaattacacctctAAAGTTTGGGAGTATTTGGATTTAACAtcctcaaattctgaaatttcaagGTGCAAAATTTAAATACCCTTAAAATTTAGGGGGTAAATTCTAAATTGTCaaaatgtaaaatccaaacactcttAAATTTCaggagtaaaattcaaattttgaaatttcagagtgtaaaatttaaacactcCCAAATTTAagaggtgtaatttgcaatttacccttttatttttatgaattatctAAAGATTTGGGTATATATTAATCATccatttttagaaacattttataaagaattgaaaaagctgtaaaaaaaaattaattttttcatttttcttaaaaatattttctaatataatttattaatttacgTTTGTAAAACTCATTAATccatttatctttcaattgCTCTCTACGTCAAGATTGGTGATATCGGTTTGAACTAAAATTTGTAGAATGCGGCCTAGTCTTATTCGTAATCAATAAGTCGTAccgttcctatttttttttttttttttaaaaaaaagtcgTACCGTATagcataaaatttgatatatttccATTAGTAGGTGAACCAACCACTGCCTCTTTGACGGAAGCCTTCCCATTCTTCCTTAGTTTACAGTCTTCCAAAcataatttaatgaataataattttaatgaaaagacCAGAAATTCATACTTAGAAAAAGGGGGGTAAATCAtttagcaaaaaacaaaaataaaagggtaAATCACTAACAATTCGGAATATTGTAGAAAGATTAACtatttcggttttttttttcccccaaaattgCTTCAATTGATACCCATACAATATCCTTTTATAGTTTTACTCCacttccataaatatatatattttcaaaaatatcttTACCCTATAAATTATAGTGCAAGAATATCCATTCCCAAAAGTATCTTGGACCCCCAGCCTGTCCACATTTACTGCTTTCCACGTGCCCATTACTTATATAAAAGTCAgcacatataaaaatatttccctATTTTCCCGaacccctctctctcttggtTTCTAGCACGTATCGCCTTCGGTTTTCTCCGTTGGCGTCGTCGGGGAATTCAAagcaaagaaaattattttacaaggAAAATTCAATTCCCAGCACCGTTCTGTTCTTCCGGTGATAGCCAACTCGAGCtttttacatacatacatacagcTGTCTCTCATTATTGATCAGGCTGCGCAGCTTCAATTAATTAATGGCGGAAGTTACATCAGAGGAAGCGGTGGTGTACCTTCACGGTGACCTCGATCTGAAAATCATCGAGGCTAAATGCTTGCCAAACATGGACTTAGTCTCAGAGCGCATGCGCCGATTCTTCGTTACGTTCAGCACGTGCCATACGCAGTTCAACAGAaagaagcagcagcagcagcagcagcaccATGCGCACCACAAGATCATCACGAGCGATCCTTACGTGACGGTGTGCCTCGCCGGAGCCACCGTGGCGCGCACGCGCGTGATCTCCAACTCCCAAAGCCCCGTGTGGAACGAGCGCTTCAAGATCCCCCTAGCACACCCGGTCTCCGAAGTCGAATTCTACGTCAAGGACAACGACGTGTTCGGCGCCGATTTAATCGGCGTCGCAACCGTCTCCGCTGGCCGGATCCTCTCCGGCGAAACCATCAGCGAATGGCTGCCGATACTCAACTCACTCGGCAAGCCTCCCAAACCGGACGCATCGCTCCTACTCGAAATGAGGTTCACGAAATGCGAGGACAATCCGATATACCGGATCGGCATGGCGACCGATCCGGACCATTACGGAGTCCGAAACTCTTACTTCCCGGTTCGGAAAGGCGGGTCGGTCACGCTCTACCAAGACGCGCACGTGCCGGAGTCGCTGTTGCCGGAGATAGAGTTGGACGGCGGGAAGGTTTTTGAGCACGATAGGTGTTGGGAAGATATATGTCACGCGATATTGGAGGCGCACCACTTGGTTTACATAGTCGGTTGGTCCATTTTCCATAAGGTGAAGTTAGTTAGAGAACCAACTAGGCCTTTGCCTTGTGGTGGTGAGTTGAGTTTGGGGGATCTGCTCAAATACAAGTCTCAAGAAGGTGTGCGAGTTTTGCTTTTGGTTTGGGACGATAAAACTTCCCACAGTAAATTCTTCATTAACACGGTATATATTTACAACTACTACTTTTTCATTGCTATAACTACAACTTTTACTACAATTGGCAAAAATTTCTTACTCTACGtaaaaaatcaatgaatttaAGTGATTTTTGGCTTAATTTGGATGTGCAGAATGGAGTGATGGCAACTCATGATGAAGAAACTCGCAAGTTTTTCAAGCACTCTTCGGTTACATGTGTGCTGTCACCTAGATATGCTAGCAGTAAGCTTAGCATTTTCAAACAACAGgcatgcctttttttttattttatatacatatatatactgtGGTTCAATACTTATTGCTTTCTTTATATGGTTATTTTTGACTAAATCACATTCATTGTTATGGcaattcatattattttatgagaCAGGTTATAAGCTTTTTATAGTAGAATCTGTATTAGGTTtacttttaatattaaaaatagatggtcattttaaaattttaattgtatttaGGAGAGGTAAAACATCACTGTTCATGTAGTCTATTTCTTCACTTGTTCCTTTAGTCAACTACAAGGGCAAAAGAATGCATTgtctttcttaaattttataaggaaattctaaaaaaatcatttcttgGTATACAAGGAagcctaaattttattttttagtttgatgatTGAACAAATTGATGACAATATTAATCTTGTGGCATCTATCTTCAGGTCGTTGGAACCCTTTTTACGCATCATCAGAAATGTGTGATTGTGGATACACAAGCGTCTGGAAATAACAGGAAGATTACTTCTTTTATAGGAGGTCTAGACCTTTGTGATGGCCGTTATGATACTCCTCAGCATCGACTATTTCGTGATCTGGACACTGTATATGAGAATGATTATCACAACCCAACATTTTCTGTGAGTATTTGCATCCTTGGAACTTTTAGTCTTTTTAACTATAGCAGGCTACTTTTTGTGTTCTTCCTTGTACCTTGTTCATTTTAAGATTTCTTCGTGATTGTCAGCAAATATATTTTCCAGTCAGTAATAAGGAGAATAAGCTTTTCTGAGAATCTGTTAATGAATGGGCTGCATCATTCCTTACCTGCTCTGGTCATTGACGTACATACATGTCACTGTCATATATATGAGTTATTTTTATGTgatattcagaaaaaaaaatccacattatGATTATTGTGATTCCACAACTTGGAGCTGTGTAATTATTTTTGGCAACTTACAGTTTGGATGAACTTTCTGTTCAAATAATAGGCGGGAACTAAGGGTCCAAGGCAACCATGGCATGATTTACATTGTAAAATTGAAGGGCCTGCTGCATATGATGTGCTCACTAATTTTGAGCAGCGTTGGAGAAAGGCAACAAAATGGTCAGAGTTGACGCAGCGGTTCAAAAGGGTATCTCATTGGCATGATGATGCCTTAATAAAGTTAGAACGCATCTCGTGGATACTTAGTCCTTCCAAATCAATTCCAAACGATGACCCTATAATATGTGTTTCCAAGGAAGATGATCCTGAAAACTGGCATGTTCAGGTTAACTAGTCTGCACTTCCTGAAGTGAAGCTTATAGAGTTTATGATATTCATTTAGTTCTACAAAGTCTGAGCTATTTTATTCTGAATTTGACAGGTTTTCCGCTCAATTGATTCAGGGTCTTTGAAAGGATTTCCTAAAACTGTATATGATGCTGAAGCTCAggtttactattttttaagtgaaaatgaACAGCTAattgatgatttatttattgACTCTAGATAATTTGCTTTTAGTGTAAATAATTACAGAGGCATGCCtcattgaatttcatgttttttatattctgaTAATTGGGAAATTCTCTGGCTTTCAACTCTGTTGCAGAATCTTGTTTGTGCAAAGAATTTGGTGATAGACAAGAGCATCCAAACAGCATACATCCTGGCAATCAGATCTGctcaacattttatatatattgagaacCAATATTTTCTTGGATCTTCATATGCATGGCCAAATTACAAAGATGCAGGTCAATATACCCATCTCTAAAATTAGTATGTTCATAGTTACATTGTCATACTCTATAAAGTGCTCAAAGTCAACATTCTGTGTTGTAAACATGTGTTATGCGAGTGAAAatttcatgtgtccaaagcATATCATTCTGTACTTCCAACTGGATTTCACAACTGTATGTACTTTTTACATTCTATAAAATTTTCCTTAACAGAACAAGATGGTGTGAGTTTATGTTATATTTCCATTTATGAACTATAAATCTAACAACTGCTTCCCTAATTATGCAAACATTTTGGCTGATATTATCCTTCTCAAATTTAAGCCGACTTGATGATTTACTTAATGATCATATCTGCCTAAGATTCTAGTCATAAGCACCTTGGTTTCCTTCGTTTCTCATCCATCAACCTCTTCCTCAAAGTCACTCTTTTTGCATTCGATCAGGTGCCGATAATTTAATTCCAATGGAGCTGGCATTAAAGATTGCTAGTAAGATTCGAGCGAAGGAGAAATTTGCAGTTTACATTGTCATACCTATGTGGCCTGAGGGTGCCCCCTCATCTGCCTCTGTGCAAGAAATTCTCTTTTGGCAGGTAATGCATACGATTCTTTAACTAATAAAATACAAAGGAGATTAATAAGAAATTCTTGTGCAAGATAAGGGTAAAAGTTGGTAAGGGAGACGCCAAAAAGGAAATCAggctttgtttcttttttggtaatacATCTCATACTAGTCTTGCTTAATTATGGGATCATGGTCTAGGTAAACATTGTCAATTTATGTCCAGGAGGGTAtctctttataattttttgaatgtgCTTTCATATAGGTAGTGATACTCTGTTTTTTCTTAAGAGTACTAATGAAAACCAGTGGTATAATTCACTTATTTTCCTCACTTATCTGGCTTGGCATGGTTGTCCAAAACATTAAATCAAGTGGGTTTTTAATCCATGAGGGAAAATGAGACCCATTTTTACTAGTAAAATTCagtttcattaatatttttaaatgccatATTATTTTAGTAATCTTGGTCTCTTGCTTTCCTCAGGCGCAGACAATGCAAATGATGTATGAAATCATAGCAGCAGAGTTGAAATCCATGCATCTTGAGAGTTCACATCCCCAAGACTACCTCAATTTCTATTGTCTTGGTAATCGAGAAGAACTACCGAAAGAAGCCTCACCTTCACCGAATCAATCATCCAAGAATGGAGATACGGtatcatacacttttttttccccttttgatAATCAAGAGatctttttcattgaaacaagCTGGTGTAAACCAGCAAACACAATACATACAAGATGGATAAACTAACAACAACCACTATGCAGCAAGAAATCTGGATAAAACTAGAGAAACACAATACAAACAAGCTGAAACTCAGCCTAATACAAAGAAAGGAAACAACCACTCTATCTAACACAACTACATCCACATAGATTAAGACAATTCACAGAGACTTCCTAACTGTTGCAAATCTGCACATTTTCCAGATTCTCTTAGAAACAGGACACTTGAAGAACTGCCATTACTTGACAGCAGAATCTTCAAAACCCCATATGCTGCATATCTTGAAGTTAATATTGGATCTAGCAAATGGTTGACCTCCCTCTATATGGATCTTGACTTGTTTTCTAATGAGGTTAACAATCTGGTCTTCAGAGTTAATCAACCCTTGGAAAATAATTGCATTCCTATGACTCCATATATGATAAGCAGCAGTGCTAGTTCCCAATTTTCTGCATACAGACCTCAATGATTTACCTTTCCAATGCTTCATTTCCTACTTAGCAATATTATCCCAATCATCCCCCATGGATTCTTGACAGCACCCATATTTCATCCTCATCCAAATTCTCCTGGAGAAAGCACACATAAAGAAAAGATGATATCTACTCTCACTGTAGCCCTGCCCATGAGACACAAAGCATCAATAGCTAAGCCTCTATTCACTAACCTTTCTTTGGTGGACAACCTGTTCCTTATCGCTAGCCAAGCTATAAATTCACATCTAGGGACGGCTTTCGGAAACCAAATAATCTTCCACCAAGCCACTATAAGTCTATGATGTCGTAATTGATTCCAAGCACTAGCAACATAAAAAATCCCTATTTTAGAAGGAATCCACCAAGCTTTATTTGCATCACCAATATCAATTGAAAGTAATTGACTCAAGATAGTAACTAAATTCTCTGATCTAGCAGACCCCTATTTCCAATATCCATCATGAATTACACTAGCCAACTTAGCACTTAGCAGTTGTAGAACTAGTGGAATCATCAATTACTCTATGACCAAATTTCTGGATTAAAGGATTTTCAAGGTGCTAATTGTCATACCATAGGTAGATTTCAGTACCAGACCCCACTAGGAACTTGAGATAAGGCCTGAATAAGTatctaagttttagaattttccTCCACCCCCATGAACAATGATGATGCACTTCAAGTCGATACAATTTTATCCAAGCCATTGACAAGGAGCCTGCTTGAGTGAATAGGAGCAAATAAACTTCATAACTGCAGCTTTATTCCACTCTTCCACTCTCCTAAGCCCAAGACCACCCTCTTTCTTAGGACAACAAATAGTATCCCAAGCTACTTTTACAACCTTCACTGGACCATCTGAACCACtccaaagaaagcaagcaagCTTTTGTTCTATGGCTTTTTTAACCTTCTTAGGGAGAATAAAGACATTAGACCAAAAAGCTTGAATACTGAATAGGATAGATTTAATCAACAGAAGTCTACTAGCAGTACTCAGAACTTTGGAGGCCCATGAAGAAATTATGGCCgtcattttatctattaaaGGAACACAATCTTGGTATTTCAACTTTCCAGAAATAAGAGGAACACCAAGGTATCTAACAGATAAGTGACCTTTGTAGTGCAAAATATTCAACACTTGTTCTTTTATTGTAGCCTGAATGCTACCAAAGAAAACATCACTCTTTGAAGGATTAAGACATAATCCAGACATTTTACTAAACTCAACAATACCTGATTGGATTAGCAGAGCAAAACATTAAAAGGTAACCTGCAAAACACAGATAAGTGAGCTGCAACTCCTGATTGGATAAAGTGCATTCTTTGACCCAATCCAAATACATTCCAGGAGCACCAATAGCGTGGAGACATTGCAGAACAAAATCCCAGTCAATTGAGTCATAGGCCTTTATAACATTCGACCTTATCTGCACATCTAGGGATTCCCTTTTCCTTATGATAATTCCTCACCAGTTCTTGAGCTAGGAGAATATTTTCTGCAACCAAATTATTAGGACCTAAAATTGCAAAGGGTGCAACTAGGTGACTACTGTATTCATAGTAAAGGACTAATGCAAACAAAGTTCCTCCCAAATTATAAGGACCTAAAATTGTGAAGGGGTGCAACTAGGTGACTACTGCATACATAATTAAGGTCTAATGTAGACAAAGTTCCTCTGTGTggtgtgtttatatatttataactaTAGAGACAACCTGTGGGTGTGTGTGCGCATGCGTGCGTGTGTTGCGTGTATTGAGCAGTACACATAAACAGTTTCATTGACAAGTTGCACATTTGTAAGTTCATCCTACTAGATCAAGGATATGTTCATGAAATTGTATATTTTATGATGATAGATGAGCATCAGCTCTATTCATTGGAATTCTATGAGCaaacataaagattaaaaaaaatttctatactACGCAAAAGATTgtgcaattgattttttttcatgacCTTCAGGTTTCTGCCTCACAAAAGTTCCAACGGTTTATGATTTATGTACACGCCAAGGGAATGATTGTAGATGATGAGTATGTGATATTAGGTTCTGCCAATATTAATCAACGATCTTTGGCTGGTTCAAGAGACACTGAGATAGCCATGGGTGCATATCAACCCCATCATACCTGGGGCAAGAAGAAGGGTCATCCACATGGGCAGGTTTGTACATTCATTAAGTCCTTGGATGTATTGTACTGTACTTCTGTTGCAATCACAATTTAATGCCCTAGTTTAACTGAATTCTACCTTTGGATGCATacattgggaaaaaaaaagaggaaaaaaaaatacttcgtTTAATTGGCCATTCAACATAGACACAATATAATTATATGCTTATGCCTTATAGCATGAGTggttttttataatattcattCTTGTAAAAATTTGGTTGCCATTGTTGTGGATAAAAGAAGTTGTTATGTAAGCTGACAAAATTGATCAAAACCTTTGCAGGTATATGGGTATAGAATGTCTTTGTGGGCAGAACATTTGGGGATGCTAGATGATTGCTTCAAGGAGCCTGAAAATTTGGATTGCGTGAAGAGAGTGAACCAGATTGCTGAAGATAACTGGAGGAATTTCACGGCAGAGGATTTTACACCATTGCAGGGGCACCTTCTTAGATACCCTGTCCAGGTAGATGCCAATGGGAAGGTAGGCCCCTTGCCCGGACAAGAGACTTTCCCAGATGTTGGTGGTAAGGTGCTTGGATCCCGTACTAATCTTCCTGATGCTTTAACTACATAGGTTCACAATTTtatctttgttgttttgttcatAATATAATTGTGCGTTTACGTGGGCATAGAAGAGGGTAAAAAATGGTTTAAAGACGACGAGCCTTGCTGAGTTGAATTTAGGCTAGGTCATGATCTGACACGAACGTTGTGGAGGATGCAATTTGTTTTGCATTGTAATTTGTAGAATACTAGAATGTATACCATCAATTCATTTCTGATTTTTTCAGTTAATTCTTGGAATCAAAAttctttaattaatgaaattttttttatagaccTGGATAAAGAATACTTGCAGGGGTTTGGTTTGTATGTATGTGCGCTGAATAGCTCTACCAAGGATTGCCAAGCATGTGATATTAAGTTATTAACCATGTGATATTAATGAAACAGTAGAGAGGAAAAGAGATAGGGTCCATAatcaaattccttttttttttttttttaaatttttttttatagatatatttagattgtgagagagggagagatgggGTTCGAAAGTAAGTACAGAGGATGTCACTTGCATCTAATATGAAGTTATTAAATAGTGTAACATTTGGAGTAATTcaatcaaagagaaaataatcCTTATTTCCTTTGTTGGaaagttttaataaataataagtatctcctctttttttcttttttttttgggttctccTGCAAACATCAGAAAGGGTGAGTTTACAAGCTCTTGGCTCTTTTTATGActtaaaaagagataaaaatgatGGTAACGGTGGACCAATTAGTGTTAGAATTAACAATGAAAACTTATCACCTCCTCGAcaagtttcaaaacaagttTATGACTATCACCTTAGGTGAAAGTgaaaaaagttatgaaaaagAGTTGAAATAAAAAGGTATCATATTATATTACTTGCATCCtaaccaaatcaaaatcacGCAAATGCTTAAATTAGGCCACAAACAAACCTGCCAAtttcaaatgaagaaaatgtaaaaaacaCCAAAGCATTAAATTGGTCCACAATAACATACATTCCCTCACGTTCCCAACACTGATTATTAAGCTCTACTACCTcccaaaaaagtttaaaaagagaaatatgaAATTATCCTTACAGAGAGTGTTTAAACAAACTTAATTAACAGTAACTTTTCCCACCATCCCAGCTCCCTGGTGGGGTGAGCAGTAGAAACTGTAGCTTCCTTTTTCAGTCAAGGTCACAGCGTACGTCTCTCCTGGAGCATTGAGGAGGTCCTCATCACTCATGGAGATCTTTCCGACATCGACACCACCAGGAACTTCGTCCTCATCGAAAACAACGTTGTGGGGGAACCCTGCGTTGTTCTTGAACACTATCTTCTCTCCAGGGGCCACGCTGAAGGTGCTGGGAATAAAAGCCAATGAACCATCATCACCACCAAGCAAGACCTCAACAGCCATGGCATTGCTTGCAAGCATTACACTTGCAGCAGTGGCTGCAACAGCAACACCCACATCTTTGAGTGAAGCCTTAATGCTAAGCCTTGGGACTGGAGAGACTGATGAGACTTTAGCTGTGGCACTCACTTTGGCTGCACCAGCTGCCTTAAGGCCTGTGAATGATGGGATGGTAACAGCTGCAGAGGTGACAGTAGCCATGGATAAAGGATTTTCTTCTACTTCCTGGTCTAGTTTGAGAGTTGGAGGGGGATCAAATGGAGAAGAGAGGAGGGCTTGATTTTAATAGTGTGAAGGGTGAGGAGAAGTGAGGATGTTTTTGTGTGGTATGAATTTGTGGGGGGATTTGTGGTTAGATAATGGATGGGTATGGTGTATGTATGGATGGAGACTGGGTTATCTGCAGAGAATCGCTGCTATTGGCTGGGTTGGATACTATCCTATGACGTGGCTTGGATTTTATGATGTGAGGTGGATATTGTGAGAACAAAAGTATGCCATCAGTGATGGCCCATCACCTATAGTTACATGTGTGCTTTGCAATTTGAAAATGTGTAAGCCGTTCTTTGGATTTTGATAAACTGAGTTAATATATTTCAGTTTTATTAATTCATAACTCAAAATTAATGGACCCCACGGTATCAAGCTTGTTTGGATGATTTATCAAACATTCAGTCAAAATATCTCAGTTTTTTGAGATATTAGTTAAGAAATccggaaagaaaaaaaaaaaaaatttgttttcaagttatgaGTATGAGTTTTGTGGCAATATTGTAATTTCATTCACTAAATGAGACCCACTGCTCAGGGCCTAAGCAACTGTTTCTGTATCTTGCTATCGCAAGATTCGCAACCCTGAAAATGTGTGGCCCATGTAGCATTTCTGCcacagattttattttaatttttttgccaaGAAAATCTGTTACAAACTTACAACATACTGAGATTGAGGCATTCTCGCTACAAATTCTTTTGGTAACACAACCTATGAAGTGCTGATGAGCACAAAAGCAAATGACCCAAGTGTAAATATAAATCTTTCTTTGATTATTGatatcaatgtaaatttatgGAGACAAATTCTCGTACATCACCTATAGTTGCTTTTAGCGAGTGGCTTCTAATTTTCCTTTCTCTGGCCAGGCATAATTTGTTtatgcttctttttcttctcattttttaaataaaggtTGAACCTTGTTTAAACTTGGCAAAAATGAGCCGGACCCATTAACCCACCTGAAGCCAAGCGGTATATGGATAATAAGAATAGTACCTTGTTTCTATGGGCATGATAGGCCTTCCTTGCACAAAAGACTTTCCTTCCAAACTCAAGTTCTTTGGAACCACCTTGAGTATGAAGGGGATATTATAATATACTAGGCTATTCTCATTAATAAATAGACCGTGATTTTGTAAAATGTCATAGGATACTGTGATTTTTTAATATCATATATTACCgtgcttttttattattatttagaatattaagtattttaacacacacacaaggagatgagagaaggtttttttttaaaatttacagtGGTGTATTACCGTGCTTTTAGGATTACTATACTAAACCTAATGTATTCCTATAAATACCCTATATTGAGTTTC
This genomic stretch from Castanea sativa cultivar Marrone di Chiusa Pesio chromosome 1, ASM4071231v1 harbors:
- the LOC142620588 gene encoding phospholipase D delta-like, producing MAEVTSEEAVVYLHGDLDLKIIEAKCLPNMDLVSERMRRFFVTFSTCHTQFNRKKQQQQQQHHAHHKIITSDPYVTVCLAGATVARTRVISNSQSPVWNERFKIPLAHPVSEVEFYVKDNDVFGADLIGVATVSAGRILSGETISEWLPILNSLGKPPKPDASLLLEMRFTKCEDNPIYRIGMATDPDHYGVRNSYFPVRKGGSVTLYQDAHVPESLLPEIELDGGKVFEHDRCWEDICHAILEAHHLVYIVGWSIFHKVKLVREPTRPLPCGGELSLGDLLKYKSQEGVRVLLLVWDDKTSHSKFFINTNGVMATHDEETRKFFKHSSVTCVLSPRYASSKLSIFKQQVVGTLFTHHQKCVIVDTQASGNNRKITSFIGGLDLCDGRYDTPQHRLFRDLDTVYENDYHNPTFSAGTKGPRQPWHDLHCKIEGPAAYDVLTNFEQRWRKATKWSELTQRFKRVSHWHDDALIKLERISWILSPSKSIPNDDPIICVSKEDDPENWHVQVFRSIDSGSLKGFPKTVYDAEAQNLVCAKNLVIDKSIQTAYILAIRSAQHFIYIENQYFLGSSYAWPNYKDAGADNLIPMELALKIASKIRAKEKFAVYIVIPMWPEGAPSSASVQEILFWQAQTMQMMYEIIAAELKSMHLESSHPQDYLNFYCLGNREELPKEASPSPNQSSKNGDTVSASQKFQRFMIYVHAKGMIVDDEYVILGSANINQRSLAGSRDTEIAMGAYQPHHTWGKKKGHPHGQVYGYRMSLWAEHLGMLDDCFKEPENLDCVKRVNQIAEDNWRNFTAEDFTPLQGHLLRYPVQVDANGKVGPLPGQETFPDVGGKVLGSRTNLPDALTT
- the LOC142620596 gene encoding plastocyanin, translating into MATVTSAAVTIPSFTGLKAAGAAKVSATAKVSSVSPVPRLSIKASLKDVGVAVAATAASVMLASNAMAVEVLLGGDDGSLAFIPSTFSVAPGEKIVFKNNAGFPHNVVFDEDEVPGGVDVGKISMSDEDLLNAPGETYAVTLTEKGSYSFYCSPHQGAGMVGKVTVN